Proteins encoded by one window of Vespula pensylvanica isolate Volc-1 chromosome 6, ASM1446617v1, whole genome shotgun sequence:
- the LOC122629808 gene encoding rho GTPase-activating protein 190 isoform X1 has protein sequence MARKSDNVKAINIAIVGLSGTEKDKGQVGVGKSCLCNRFMRSLSDDYNVDHISVLSQSDFSGRVVNNDHFLYWGEVTKTAEDGTEYQFQVIEHTEFIDDASFQPFKGGKMEPYAKRCAATKITSAEKLMYICKNQLGIEKEYEQKVLPDGKLNIDGFLCVFDVSVVPNRLIEKQVEIVANILNNLMKTKKPIVLITTKNDDANEQYVKEAEKLVMRKEYKGSILIVETSAHENINIDLAFMIVAQLIDKTKTRSKVIPFAEAARARKELLDTSTESLQRLIRIHVTDYRALWSQASKKLAQHKEFSTFIELFGVDATQRLFRRHIKKLKDEQVAKKIQGYLDVLPDILHEICPDISNLMNEEWSAVQQCIKEHPDFHRYFYECPEDIPWIDYDFGENNSSKIPYDVLETPEAETVFKNHVNALQQEQRRLELPKRWKKQFKQLLEETGYVTPGKQLSEVRVLFMGRECFEALSHHDCQEIYDQHQKEIIEKAKHNFQELLLEHADLFYHFKSIAPSGTITQDDIKEITDALLDDFRYKALDRLDQDRKLMLFQHLGFVHCPIREHCPAYPNCMDALIERILGTKAHRPSSWNHSSQWQLTSDNNQLNLVILGCNGLGEEFAREIRAQTDDDEVEIDCQLYTLGYRIIDGDVGLPHNSFTTSDFMPHGSFCIYSNEDSFEYIRSSLEKTLLSNLEQEDRLPFQGLPIVIMFLPESSIDDMEAIRLREEGQNLADSLQCPFIDVCIDDLEQDKRFPTPLVKDALQQLIQSINHRAGFLNIYQSVIECLEPDIRIIMCMFCGDPYSVENVLGPLLSHQCCFLSGDRSIVLETFLGESKRRVEVIISSFHGANAFRDELVHGFILVYSTKRKASLATLNAFSMNIPNLPIQIMAVTDTGGANAFFSNDLSHLLITEGNATADRLQAHFMTSASSCQQKTAFYTPFFKEVWEKKPEIEQAFNMEEPGNLNDSGEGTLEYSALHPMPPPRHESYHLQTPDDGMSVTFRSGSESYEQLTPDGDLGDPGLTEQFADNRASPSDDSDIYSQVDFYREEREREMLKSGDITNKLSGWVKETFMHQDGVTNSYPHRAFTTGRRHISQAKPRPKGNSQTLKQPGKINLKDFSNVTDAIARMTIGEKDEHGPKVGLGHAPLATPELVDLGSEYAQVKDVVPSLYSAYDGDYMYALVQDSVGNNKSKLRHRREKGQPSYSDSDSEWSSLERQKIVDALGKVNKKPLTHKRIRKKRIAIPVATPKVPSLASMGSGDGIVGMNYNLKDDKNWRIDPAERVSSETTDTCESSDPEQMSRARSKQYKHAAASLRKRCGNSLQQQHLPATLQHPFNIKHMTQDMFSASYDESSLDVSSPREINSPSFGILNKGKEGDKSTRKKDKQKAKEDEKLEKRRQKEEKLKKHAEKEKEREKKKQEKIKQTKGPSGTPISGQIQQPVIEDFAQSETNRIPLFLEKCVRFIEDEGLDSEGIYRVPGNRAHVELLFQKFEEDGNVDIHSLDIPVNAVATALKDFFSKRLPPLIDKERMNELEDISGARGISKPMSATCMNMEDRSCRLLALRLMLNKLNPVNFDVLKFIFQHFVKVAENCKLNSMDSKNLAICWWPTLLPIEFNDLGRFEAMRPYLEDVVQTMIDQYPFLFCGEEAIVMV, from the exons ATGGCAAGGAAAAGCGATAATGTCAAGGCTATAAATATTGCGATTGTTGGACTTTCTGGCActgagaaagataaaggacAAGTTGGAGTTGGCAAGTCTTGCTTGTGTAATCGTTTTATGCGTTCTCTCAGCGATGATTATAATGTGGACCATATTTCAGTATTATCACAG TCGGATTTTAGTGGCAGAGTCGTGAATAATGATCACTTTTTGTATTGGGGCGAAGTAACAAAGACTGCTGAAGATGGTACAGAGTACCAATTTCAAGTGATAGAACATACAGAGTTTATAGATGATGCATCCTTTCAACCTTTTAAGGGTGGTAAGATGGAACCTTATGCAAAGAGATGCGCAGCCACTAAAATTACTAGTGCTGAAAAACTTATGTACATCTGCAAAAATCAATTGggtattgaaaaagaatatgaacaAAAAGTTTTACCAGATGGTAAACTAAATATTGATGGTTTCTTGTGTGTATTCGATGTAAGTGTTGTGCCTAACAGATTAATCGAGAAACAAGTTGAAATAGTAGCTAACAtactaaataatttaatgaaaacaaaaaagccTATAGTTCTGATCACAACTAAAAATGATGATGCAAATGAACAATATGTCAAAGAAGCAGAAAAGTTAGTGATGCGCAAAGAATATAAGGGATCTATACTAATAGTGGAAACTTCTGcgcatgaaaatattaatattgaccTGGCCTTCATGATTGTAGCACAGTTAATTGATAAAACTAAAACGCGCAGTAAAGTGATTCCTTTCGCGGAGGCAGCTAGGGCTAGAAAAGAGTTATTAGATACATCAACTGAATCTTTGCAAAGATTAATTCGTATACATGTTACTGATTATCGTGCACTATGGTCACAAGCATCTAAAAAACTTGCACAACATAAAGAATTTTCAACTTTCATAGAATTATTTGGAGTTGATGCAACACAAAGATTATTTAGAAGACATATTAAAAAGCTAAAAGATGAGCAGGTGgcaaaaaaaatacaaggatACTTGGATGTGTTACCAGATATTCTTCATGAGATATGTCctgatatatcaaatttaatgaatga GGAATGGTCTGCAGTACAACAGTGTATAAAAGAACATCCTGactttcatcgatatttttacgaGTGTCCCGAGGATATACCTTGGATTGATTATGATTTTGGAGAAAATAATAGCTCTAAAATTCCTTATGACGTTTTAGAAACACCAGAGGCTGAAactgtttttaaaaatcatgtaAATGCTTTACAGCAAGAACAACGTCGATTAGA ACTTCCAAAAAG atggAAGAAACAGTTTAAGCAATTATTAGAAGAAACTGGTTATGTTACACCTGGAAAACAATTATCTGAGGTTCGAGTACTATTTATGGGTAGAGAATGTTTTGAAGCTCTTTCTCATCATGATTGTCAGGAAATATATGATCaacatcaaaaagaaataattgaaaaagcaAAACACAATTTTCAA GAGTTATTGTTAGAACATgctgatttattttatcacttCAAGAGCATAGCTCCTTCTGGAACCATTACACAGgatgatataaaagaaattacggACGCTTTACTAGATGATTTTAG GTACAAAGCTTTAGACAGACTGGATCAAGATAGAAAGTTGATGTTGTTCCAACACTTAGGATTTGTTCACTGTCCTATAAGAGAACATTGCCCAGCATATCCAAATTGCATGGATGCACTTATAGAAAGGATACTTGGTACAAAAGCCCACAG accTTCATCTTGGAATCACAGTAGTCAGTGGCAATTAACATCAGATAACAATCAACTGAATCTGGTTATACTTGGATGTAATGGTCTTGGTGAGGAATTCGCTCGGGAAATAAGAGCGCAAACGGATGATGATGAAGTAGAAATTGATTGCCAATTATACACTTTGGGATATAGGATTATTGATGGTGACGTAGGATTACCACACAATTCTTTTACCACCTCAGATTTCATGCCACATG GatcattttgtatatattcaaATGAGGATTCGTTCGAGTACATTCGTTCGTCATTAGAAAAAACATTACTTTCAAATTTAGAACAAGAAGATAGATTACCGTTTCAAGGATTACCTATTGTTATTATGTTTTTACCAGAATCAAGTATTGATGATATGGAAGCAATACGACTCAGGGAAGAAGGACAAAATCTTGCTGATAG TTTGCAGTGTCCTTTTATCGATGTTTGCATAGATGATTTAGAACAAGATAAAAGATTCCCAACGCCTTTGGTGAAAGATGCTCTGCAGCAACTTATACAATCTATAAATCATCGAGCTggatttttgaatatttaccAAAGTGTTATAGAGTGTTTAGAACCAGATATTag AATAATAATGTGTATGTTCTGCGGAGATCCATATTCGGTGGAAAATGTTCTTGGACCTTTACTCAGTCATCAGTGTTGTTTTCTCAGTGGAGATAGATCTATTGTATTGGAAACATTTTTAGGGGAATCCAAACGCAGAGTTGAAGTTATTATTTCGAGTTTTCATGGAGCAAATGCATTTAGAGACGAACTTGTACATGGTTTCATATTGGTTTAttcaacaaagagaaaagcatCTCTTGCAACTCTTAA TGCATTTTCTATGAATATACCCAATTTACCAATACAAATTATGGCTGTGACTGATACTGGAGGTGCCAATGCTTTCTTTAGTAATGATTTGAGTCATTTGCTTATCACAGAAGGAAACGCAACCGCAGATAGATTACAAGCACACTTTATGACATCTGCATCAAGTTGTCaacaaaaaa CTGCTTTTTATACGCCATTTTTTAAAGAGGTGTGGGAGAAAAAACCAGAAATTGAGCAAGCATTCAATATGGAGGAACCTGGTAATTTAAATGATAGTGGTGAGGGTACATTAGAATACTCTGCTCTACATCCAATGCCACCACCACGACATGAAAGCTATCATCTTCAAACGCCAGATGATGG TATGTCTGTAACTTTCAGAAGTGGCTCAGAGTCGTATGAACAATTAACGCCGGATGGTGATCTTGGAGACCCGGGATTGACTGAACAATTTGCTGATAACAGAGCTAGTCCAAGTGATGATAGTGATATATACAGTCAAGTCGACTtttatcgagaagaaagagaaagagagatgttaAAATCTGGAGACATTACTAACAAATTATCTG gTTGGGTTAAAGAAACATTCATGCATCAAGATGGAGTAACAAATAGCTATCCTCACAGAGCTTTTACAACAGGTAGACGTCATATTTCGCAAGCGAAACCACGGCCAAAGGGAAATAGTCAAACACTGAAGCAACctggaaaaattaatttaaaagatttttccaATGTAACAGACGCTATAGCTAGAATGACAATAGGTGAAAAAGACGAGCATGGTCCTAAAGTAGGTCTAGGTCATGCTCCTCTTGCTACGCCTGAATTGGTAGATCTCGGATCGGAATATGCACAGGTGAAAGACGTTGTTCCTAGTTTATATTCTGCTTACGACGGCGACTATATGTATGCGTTAGTGCAAGATTCTGTTGGAAACAACAAATCTAAATTACGACATAGACGTGAAAAAGGACAGCCAT cTTACAGTGATTCTGATTCAGAGTGGAGTTCTttggaaagacaaaaaatagtGGATGCTTTaggaaaagtaaataagaaacCGTTAACGCATAAAAGGATACGTAAGAAACGCATTGCTATACCAGTTGCAACTCCAAAAGTACCATCATTGGCAAGTATGGGAAGTGGAGATGGTATTGTAGGAATGAATTATAATCtcaaagatgataaaaattggAGAATCGATCCAGCAGAAAGAG TATCTAGTGAAACTACAGATACTTGTGAATCAAGTGATCCAGAACAAATGTCAAGGGCCAGATCAAAGCAATATAAGCATGCAGCAGCTAGTCTACGCAAAAGATGTGGTAATTCATTACAGCAACAGCATTTACCAGCAACATTGCAACAtccttttaatattaaacatatgaCTCAAGATATGTTTAGTGCTTCTT ATGATGAATCGAGCCTAGATGTTTCATCTCCGCGGGAAATAAATTCTCCTAGT TTTGGAATACTCAATAAAGGTAAAGAAGGTGACAAATCAacacgaaaaaaagataaacaaaaagcAAAGGAAGATGAGAAATTAGAGAAACGTAgacagaaggaagaaaaacttaAGAAACacgcagagaaagaaaaagaaagggaaaagaaaaagcaagaaaaaataaagcaaacaAAAGGACCTAGTGGAACACCAATTTCAGGTCAAATACAACAACCGGTGATAGAAGACTTCGCACAAAGCGAAACTAATCGGATACCGTTGTTTTTGGAGAAATGTGTACGGTTCATTGAAGACGAAGGATTAGATTCAGAAGGGATATATAGAGTTCCTGGAAATCGAGCGCACGTTGAACTTCTTTTTCAGAAGTTCGAAGAAG ATGGTAATGTGGACATACATTCTTTGGACATTCCTGTAAATGCAGTTGCAACAGCtttaaaagatttcttttctaagaGGTTACCACCACTCATTGATAAAGAGCGCATGAACGAACTCGAAGACATATCGG GTGCACGTGGCATCAGTAAACCAATGTCAGCGACTTGCATGAATATGGAAG ATCGTAGTTGCAGGCTGCTAGCTTTACGTTTGATgcttaataaattaaatccaGTAAACTTTGATGTACTGAAATTCATATTTCAACATTTTGTCAA AGTGGCAGAAAATTGCAAATTAAATAGTATGGACAGCAAAAATTTGGCCATCTGCTGGTGGCCCACATTATTACCAATAGAATTTAATGATCTTGGCAGATTTGAAGCCATGAGGCCATATTTAGAAGACGTTGTGCAAACAATGATTGATCAATACCCATTTCTTTTCTGTGGAGAAGAGGCTATCGTAATGGTGTAG
- the LOC122629808 gene encoding rho GTPase-activating protein 190 isoform X3 yields the protein MARKSDNVKAINIAIVGLSGTEKDKGQVGVGKSCLCNRFMRSLSDDYNVDHISVLSQSDFSGRVVNNDHFLYWGEVTKTAEDGTEYQFQVIEHTEFIDDASFQPFKGGKMEPYAKRCAATKITSAEKLMYICKNQLGIEKEYEQKVLPDGKLNIDGFLCVFDVSVVPNRLIEKQVEIVANILNNLMKTKKPIVLITTKNDDANEQYVKEAEKLVMRKEYKGSILIVETSAHENINIDLAFMIVAQLIDKTKTRSKVIPFAEAARARKELLDTSTESLQRLIRIHVTDYRALWSQASKKLAQHKEFSTFIELFGVDATQRLFRRHIKKLKDEQVAKKIQGYLDVLPDILHEICPDISNLMNEEWSAVQQCIKEHPDFHRYFYECPEDIPWIDYDFGENNSSKIPYDVLETPEAETVFKNHVNALQQEQRRLELPKRWKKQFKQLLEETGYVTPGKQLSEVRVLFMGRECFEALSHHDCQEIYDQHQKEIIEKAKHNFQELLLEHADLFYHFKSIAPSGTITQDDIKEITDALLDDFRYKALDRLDQDRKLMLFQHLGFVHCPIREHCPAYPNCMDALIERILGTKAHRPSSWNHSSQWQLTSDNNQLNLVILGCNGLGEEFAREIRAQTDDDEVEIDCQLYTLGYRIIDGDVGLPHNSFTTSDFMPHGSFCIYSNEDSFEYIRSSLEKTLLSNLEQEDRLPFQGLPIVIMFLPESSIDDMEAIRLREEGQNLADSLQCPFIDVCIDDLEQDKRFPTPLVKDALQQLIQSINHRAGFLNIYQSVIECLEPDIRIIMCMFCGDPYSVENVLGPLLSHQCCFLSGDRSIVLETFLGESKRRVEVIISSFHGANAFRDELVHGFILVYSTKRKASLATLNAFSMNIPNLPIQIMAVTDTGGANAFFSNDLSHLLITEGNATADRLQAHFMTSASSCQQKTAFYTPFFKEVWEKKPEIEQAFNMEEPGNLNDSGEGTLEYSALHPMPPPRHESYHLQTPDDGSGSESYEQLTPDGDLGDPGLTEQFADNRASPSDDSDIYSQVDFYREEREREMLKSGDITNKLSGWVKETFMHQDGVTNSYPHRAFTTGRRHISQAKPRPKGNSQTLKQPGKINLKDFSNVTDAIARMTIGEKDEHGPKVGLGHAPLATPELVDLGSEYAQVKDVVPSLYSAYDGDYMYALVQDSVGNNKSKLRHRREKGQPSYSDSDSEWSSLERQKIVDALGKVNKKPLTHKRIRKKRIAIPVATPKVPSLASMGSGDGIVGMNYNLKDDKNWRIDPAERVSSETTDTCESSDPEQMSRARSKQYKHAAASLRKRCGNSLQQQHLPATLQHPFNIKHMTQDMFSASYDESSLDVSSPREINSPSFGILNKGKEGDKSTRKKDKQKAKEDEKLEKRRQKEEKLKKHAEKEKEREKKKQEKIKQTKGPSGTPISGQIQQPVIEDFAQSETNRIPLFLEKCVRFIEDEGLDSEGIYRVPGNRAHVELLFQKFEEDGNVDIHSLDIPVNAVATALKDFFSKRLPPLIDKERMNELEDISGARGISKPMSATCMNMEDRSCRLLALRLMLNKLNPVNFDVLKFIFQHFVKVAENCKLNSMDSKNLAICWWPTLLPIEFNDLGRFEAMRPYLEDVVQTMIDQYPFLFCGEEAIVMV from the exons ATGGCAAGGAAAAGCGATAATGTCAAGGCTATAAATATTGCGATTGTTGGACTTTCTGGCActgagaaagataaaggacAAGTTGGAGTTGGCAAGTCTTGCTTGTGTAATCGTTTTATGCGTTCTCTCAGCGATGATTATAATGTGGACCATATTTCAGTATTATCACAG TCGGATTTTAGTGGCAGAGTCGTGAATAATGATCACTTTTTGTATTGGGGCGAAGTAACAAAGACTGCTGAAGATGGTACAGAGTACCAATTTCAAGTGATAGAACATACAGAGTTTATAGATGATGCATCCTTTCAACCTTTTAAGGGTGGTAAGATGGAACCTTATGCAAAGAGATGCGCAGCCACTAAAATTACTAGTGCTGAAAAACTTATGTACATCTGCAAAAATCAATTGggtattgaaaaagaatatgaacaAAAAGTTTTACCAGATGGTAAACTAAATATTGATGGTTTCTTGTGTGTATTCGATGTAAGTGTTGTGCCTAACAGATTAATCGAGAAACAAGTTGAAATAGTAGCTAACAtactaaataatttaatgaaaacaaaaaagccTATAGTTCTGATCACAACTAAAAATGATGATGCAAATGAACAATATGTCAAAGAAGCAGAAAAGTTAGTGATGCGCAAAGAATATAAGGGATCTATACTAATAGTGGAAACTTCTGcgcatgaaaatattaatattgaccTGGCCTTCATGATTGTAGCACAGTTAATTGATAAAACTAAAACGCGCAGTAAAGTGATTCCTTTCGCGGAGGCAGCTAGGGCTAGAAAAGAGTTATTAGATACATCAACTGAATCTTTGCAAAGATTAATTCGTATACATGTTACTGATTATCGTGCACTATGGTCACAAGCATCTAAAAAACTTGCACAACATAAAGAATTTTCAACTTTCATAGAATTATTTGGAGTTGATGCAACACAAAGATTATTTAGAAGACATATTAAAAAGCTAAAAGATGAGCAGGTGgcaaaaaaaatacaaggatACTTGGATGTGTTACCAGATATTCTTCATGAGATATGTCctgatatatcaaatttaatgaatga GGAATGGTCTGCAGTACAACAGTGTATAAAAGAACATCCTGactttcatcgatatttttacgaGTGTCCCGAGGATATACCTTGGATTGATTATGATTTTGGAGAAAATAATAGCTCTAAAATTCCTTATGACGTTTTAGAAACACCAGAGGCTGAAactgtttttaaaaatcatgtaAATGCTTTACAGCAAGAACAACGTCGATTAGA ACTTCCAAAAAG atggAAGAAACAGTTTAAGCAATTATTAGAAGAAACTGGTTATGTTACACCTGGAAAACAATTATCTGAGGTTCGAGTACTATTTATGGGTAGAGAATGTTTTGAAGCTCTTTCTCATCATGATTGTCAGGAAATATATGATCaacatcaaaaagaaataattgaaaaagcaAAACACAATTTTCAA GAGTTATTGTTAGAACATgctgatttattttatcacttCAAGAGCATAGCTCCTTCTGGAACCATTACACAGgatgatataaaagaaattacggACGCTTTACTAGATGATTTTAG GTACAAAGCTTTAGACAGACTGGATCAAGATAGAAAGTTGATGTTGTTCCAACACTTAGGATTTGTTCACTGTCCTATAAGAGAACATTGCCCAGCATATCCAAATTGCATGGATGCACTTATAGAAAGGATACTTGGTACAAAAGCCCACAG accTTCATCTTGGAATCACAGTAGTCAGTGGCAATTAACATCAGATAACAATCAACTGAATCTGGTTATACTTGGATGTAATGGTCTTGGTGAGGAATTCGCTCGGGAAATAAGAGCGCAAACGGATGATGATGAAGTAGAAATTGATTGCCAATTATACACTTTGGGATATAGGATTATTGATGGTGACGTAGGATTACCACACAATTCTTTTACCACCTCAGATTTCATGCCACATG GatcattttgtatatattcaaATGAGGATTCGTTCGAGTACATTCGTTCGTCATTAGAAAAAACATTACTTTCAAATTTAGAACAAGAAGATAGATTACCGTTTCAAGGATTACCTATTGTTATTATGTTTTTACCAGAATCAAGTATTGATGATATGGAAGCAATACGACTCAGGGAAGAAGGACAAAATCTTGCTGATAG TTTGCAGTGTCCTTTTATCGATGTTTGCATAGATGATTTAGAACAAGATAAAAGATTCCCAACGCCTTTGGTGAAAGATGCTCTGCAGCAACTTATACAATCTATAAATCATCGAGCTggatttttgaatatttaccAAAGTGTTATAGAGTGTTTAGAACCAGATATTag AATAATAATGTGTATGTTCTGCGGAGATCCATATTCGGTGGAAAATGTTCTTGGACCTTTACTCAGTCATCAGTGTTGTTTTCTCAGTGGAGATAGATCTATTGTATTGGAAACATTTTTAGGGGAATCCAAACGCAGAGTTGAAGTTATTATTTCGAGTTTTCATGGAGCAAATGCATTTAGAGACGAACTTGTACATGGTTTCATATTGGTTTAttcaacaaagagaaaagcatCTCTTGCAACTCTTAA TGCATTTTCTATGAATATACCCAATTTACCAATACAAATTATGGCTGTGACTGATACTGGAGGTGCCAATGCTTTCTTTAGTAATGATTTGAGTCATTTGCTTATCACAGAAGGAAACGCAACCGCAGATAGATTACAAGCACACTTTATGACATCTGCATCAAGTTGTCaacaaaaaa CTGCTTTTTATACGCCATTTTTTAAAGAGGTGTGGGAGAAAAAACCAGAAATTGAGCAAGCATTCAATATGGAGGAACCTGGTAATTTAAATGATAGTGGTGAGGGTACATTAGAATACTCTGCTCTACATCCAATGCCACCACCACGACATGAAAGCTATCATCTTCAAACGCCAGATGATGG AAGTGGCTCAGAGTCGTATGAACAATTAACGCCGGATGGTGATCTTGGAGACCCGGGATTGACTGAACAATTTGCTGATAACAGAGCTAGTCCAAGTGATGATAGTGATATATACAGTCAAGTCGACTtttatcgagaagaaagagaaagagagatgttaAAATCTGGAGACATTACTAACAAATTATCTG gTTGGGTTAAAGAAACATTCATGCATCAAGATGGAGTAACAAATAGCTATCCTCACAGAGCTTTTACAACAGGTAGACGTCATATTTCGCAAGCGAAACCACGGCCAAAGGGAAATAGTCAAACACTGAAGCAACctggaaaaattaatttaaaagatttttccaATGTAACAGACGCTATAGCTAGAATGACAATAGGTGAAAAAGACGAGCATGGTCCTAAAGTAGGTCTAGGTCATGCTCCTCTTGCTACGCCTGAATTGGTAGATCTCGGATCGGAATATGCACAGGTGAAAGACGTTGTTCCTAGTTTATATTCTGCTTACGACGGCGACTATATGTATGCGTTAGTGCAAGATTCTGTTGGAAACAACAAATCTAAATTACGACATAGACGTGAAAAAGGACAGCCAT cTTACAGTGATTCTGATTCAGAGTGGAGTTCTttggaaagacaaaaaatagtGGATGCTTTaggaaaagtaaataagaaacCGTTAACGCATAAAAGGATACGTAAGAAACGCATTGCTATACCAGTTGCAACTCCAAAAGTACCATCATTGGCAAGTATGGGAAGTGGAGATGGTATTGTAGGAATGAATTATAATCtcaaagatgataaaaattggAGAATCGATCCAGCAGAAAGAG TATCTAGTGAAACTACAGATACTTGTGAATCAAGTGATCCAGAACAAATGTCAAGGGCCAGATCAAAGCAATATAAGCATGCAGCAGCTAGTCTACGCAAAAGATGTGGTAATTCATTACAGCAACAGCATTTACCAGCAACATTGCAACAtccttttaatattaaacatatgaCTCAAGATATGTTTAGTGCTTCTT ATGATGAATCGAGCCTAGATGTTTCATCTCCGCGGGAAATAAATTCTCCTAGT TTTGGAATACTCAATAAAGGTAAAGAAGGTGACAAATCAacacgaaaaaaagataaacaaaaagcAAAGGAAGATGAGAAATTAGAGAAACGTAgacagaaggaagaaaaacttaAGAAACacgcagagaaagaaaaagaaagggaaaagaaaaagcaagaaaaaataaagcaaacaAAAGGACCTAGTGGAACACCAATTTCAGGTCAAATACAACAACCGGTGATAGAAGACTTCGCACAAAGCGAAACTAATCGGATACCGTTGTTTTTGGAGAAATGTGTACGGTTCATTGAAGACGAAGGATTAGATTCAGAAGGGATATATAGAGTTCCTGGAAATCGAGCGCACGTTGAACTTCTTTTTCAGAAGTTCGAAGAAG ATGGTAATGTGGACATACATTCTTTGGACATTCCTGTAAATGCAGTTGCAACAGCtttaaaagatttcttttctaagaGGTTACCACCACTCATTGATAAAGAGCGCATGAACGAACTCGAAGACATATCGG GTGCACGTGGCATCAGTAAACCAATGTCAGCGACTTGCATGAATATGGAAG ATCGTAGTTGCAGGCTGCTAGCTTTACGTTTGATgcttaataaattaaatccaGTAAACTTTGATGTACTGAAATTCATATTTCAACATTTTGTCAA AGTGGCAGAAAATTGCAAATTAAATAGTATGGACAGCAAAAATTTGGCCATCTGCTGGTGGCCCACATTATTACCAATAGAATTTAATGATCTTGGCAGATTTGAAGCCATGAGGCCATATTTAGAAGACGTTGTGCAAACAATGATTGATCAATACCCATTTCTTTTCTGTGGAGAAGAGGCTATCGTAATGGTGTAG